In Nitrosarchaeum sp., a genomic segment contains:
- a CDS encoding nascent polypeptide-associated complex protein, giving the protein MMRGGNREMRRMMDKMGLDMKEIPNVQEVIIKTDKKEIIVSKPSVTEMKAKDNSIFTVTADSYEERELEVPIFSEEDIQLVSQQAGVDEEKAKTALEEAKGDLARAILLLTSG; this is encoded by the coding sequence ATGATGCGCGGTGGAAATCGTGAAATGCGAAGAATGATGGATAAAATGGGTCTTGATATGAAAGAGATCCCAAATGTTCAAGAAGTAATAATTAAGACTGATAAAAAAGAGATCATTGTTTCAAAACCATCTGTAACAGAAATGAAGGCTAAGGATAATTCTATTTTCACAGTTACTGCCGATAGTTATGAAGAACGAGAATTAGAAGTTCCAATATTTTCTGAAGAAGATATTCAGCTAGTAAGTCAGCAAGCTGGTGTGGATGAAGAAAAGGCTAAAACTGCTCTAGAAGAAGCCAAAGGCGATCTGGCTAGAGCAATACTTCTTTTGACTTCTGGATGA
- a CDS encoding PUA domain-containing protein, with amino-acid sequence MDQTLKLKYTLDALFGSGVSKYLPKNIEIVFSRKTGRIKTVSEKGKLLCTLRIDGGLAISPYFAQILLKSKKFKENCLEVNQEAAPFVQDGKSVFCKHVVWCGKNIRIASDTPVLYKNKVIAVGKAVLSSEMISDFNRGMAVRVRDSLKSHRGESTL; translated from the coding sequence GTGGATCAAACTCTGAAATTAAAGTACACACTTGATGCATTATTTGGAAGTGGAGTTTCAAAGTACCTACCTAAAAATATTGAAATTGTATTCTCAAGAAAAACTGGTAGAATTAAAACTGTATCTGAAAAAGGCAAATTACTATGTACATTGAGAATCGATGGGGGCTTGGCTATTAGTCCCTATTTTGCTCAGATTTTGTTAAAAAGCAAAAAATTCAAAGAAAATTGTTTAGAAGTTAATCAGGAAGCAGCACCATTTGTTCAAGATGGAAAATCCGTTTTCTGTAAACATGTTGTATGGTGTGGCAAAAATATACGAATTGCATCTGATACTCCAGTACTTTATAAAAATAAAGTAATTGCAGTAGGAAAAGCAGTATTGTCTTCTGAAATGATTTCTGATTTTAATAGAGGAATGGCTGTCAGGGTTAGAGATAGTTTAAAAAGTCATAGAGGAGAATCAACATTATGA
- a CDS encoding phosphate uptake regulator PhoU encodes MDEKEETRKIQFTGKSSYIVSLPKQWIMDLGLKQGDQIRMVRKDSSTLEIYPPKFETRSQKKEDATIEIEDEETFAIVRKLISLYFLGYKTINIKPKSGRLNPNQRNAVKEAVKRMLMGSEIISDSSSGITIQVLVNLLELSVDGAIKRMIHLAKSMSNDAILAMSENNLELAREVINTDDEVDRFGFYIIRQLKIAIQNEHMLKEMGFKNARDCLGYRLVVKNIERTGDHAVLIANDIIEFKKPVKKEIVEKIHDMNEFALSVLDDSCLALFKEDYVQAEKTIEKTNEIVKYEKRVRDASKSLKDDEEIYRIRRMTENIRRISEYASDIAEIVLNMNIEKSLKKTTT; translated from the coding sequence ATGGATGAAAAGGAAGAAACAAGAAAAATTCAATTTACAGGTAAATCATCATACATAGTTTCATTACCAAAACAATGGATTATGGATCTTGGTCTTAAACAAGGAGACCAAATTAGAATGGTAAGAAAAGATTCATCAACATTAGAGATTTATCCGCCAAAATTTGAAACTAGATCTCAAAAGAAAGAAGATGCCACAATTGAGATAGAAGATGAAGAGACATTTGCAATTGTAAGAAAATTAATTTCATTGTATTTTTTAGGGTATAAAACAATCAACATAAAACCAAAAAGTGGAAGGCTTAATCCCAATCAAAGAAATGCTGTAAAAGAAGCTGTAAAAAGAATGTTGATGGGTTCTGAAATAATATCAGATTCCAGTAGTGGAATTACAATTCAAGTTCTTGTTAATTTACTAGAACTTAGTGTCGATGGTGCAATCAAACGTATGATTCATCTAGCAAAATCAATGTCAAATGATGCAATTTTAGCAATGAGTGAAAATAATTTAGAATTAGCCCGTGAAGTAATCAATACTGATGATGAGGTAGACAGATTTGGATTTTATATTATCAGACAGTTAAAAATTGCAATTCAAAATGAACATATGTTAAAAGAAATGGGTTTTAAAAATGCTAGAGATTGTCTTGGATATAGATTAGTAGTAAAAAATATTGAAAGAACTGGAGATCATGCGGTGCTTATAGCAAATGACATAATAGAATTTAAAAAACCAGTAAAGAAAGAGATCGTAGAAAAAATTCATGATATGAACGAATTTGCATTATCGGTTTTAGATGATTCATGTCTAGCATTATTCAAAGAAGATTATGTCCAAGCTGAAAAAACAATTGAGAAGACAAATGAGATTGTAAAATATGAGAAAAGAGTAAGAGATGCATCAAAATCGCTTAAAGATGATGAAGAGATCTATAGAATTCGACGAATGACTGAAAACATAAGGCGAATATCAGAGTATGCTAGCGATATAGCAGAAATTGTTCTCAATATGAATATAGAAAAATCATTAAAAAAGACTACTACGTAA